A region of the Amycolatopsis sp. cg13 genome:
CGATGAGCGCCATCGACTGCATGCGGTTCCAGTTGCGGACGCCGACCTGGCGGTCCGGGATCGTGGAGTCGTCGAGGATCGCGAGCGCGCGGGCGATCTCGGTGAGCGCGGCGTCCTCTTGCGCGGCGAGCACGAGCCGTCGTCCGCGCAGCGCGTGCGCGTCCGCGCGAAGCAGCGAAAGACCGTGCCGGCGGGTGTGCGCGAGCATCTCGTCGAGCCGGGGTTCGGCCTCGGCGGCGAGGCCGCGGGTGACGAGCCGGGAGAAGGCGGAGGCGCGCAGCAGCTGGGCGACGAGCGTGGGTTCTCCCCGGCGCAGAGTCTCCTCGAGCAGCTCGTCCATGATCTTGACGATCTCGAGCTGGTTTTCGTGCTCCTGGCGCTGAACGGCCGCGATGAGTTCCCGCGCGCGCCCGACCAGCCACGCGTCCGACATCTCGACCAGGGTCGGGCGACGGGCGCCCGCGGGGTCGCTCGGTTCCTCGCTCAGCCGCCCCCACTCCCATCGCCCTCGCCGGATGTGCAGCTCCGCCGCCAGGATTCGAACCTGAACTGTCAGAACCAAAATCTGAAGTGCTGCCGATTACACTACGGCGGATCGGTCCTGGTCAGGATAGCGATGATCGAGGACGGGGGCGCCAGGAGGGGGAGGCGTGCGCCACAGGGCCGTCCCGGGCACCGGGCAATCGGACTTTTCGGGCCTCCACAGCGCCGGAAACCTCCTGTACCGTAACTTACGACACCGTAGGTAAGGGCACCCTTCGCAAGGGGTTGTGAGAGGAAAGAAGTGAGCGCATGACGGCCACCCTCGATCGTTCTCAGTCAGCGGGCGACCCGCCGAAGGGCCCCAAGCCGATCATCGACGGACAGCGCGGGATCGGCGTTCAGCTGTCGGTGTACTTCGGGGTGCTGCTGCCGATCGTGGCGCTGCTGGTCGCGGTTCCGTTCGCCTGGGGCTGGGGCCTGACCTGGCTGGACGTCGCGCTGTTCGTCGTGTTCTACGGGATCAGCGGGCTGGGCATCACCGTCGCCTACCACCGCTACTTCACCCACGGTTCGTTCAAGGCCAAGCCGTGGCTGCGCGTCGTGATGGCGATCGCGGGCAGCATCGCCTTGCAGGGGCCGGTGATCACCTGGGTGGCCGACCACCGGCGCCACCACGCGTTCTCCGACCGCGACGGCGACCCGCACTCGCCGTGGGCGTACGGCACCTCGCCGCTGGCCATCGCCAAGGGTTTCTGGCACGCGCACATGGGCTGGCTGTTCGACCGCGACCAGAGCAACCAGGCGCGGTTCGCGCCGGATCTGGTGAAGGACCCGGCCATCCGCAAGGTCGACGACCTGTTCTGGCTGTGGTCGCTGGTGAGCCTTTTCGGACCGGCGCTGCTGGGCGGGCTGATCTCGTGGTCGCTGTGGGGCGCGGTGACCGCGTTCTTCTGGGCTGGTCTGGTCCGCGTGTGCGTGCTGCACCACGTGACCTGGTCGGTCAACTCGATCTGCCACATGATCGGCGAGCGCCCGTTCGCCGCCCGCGACCGTTCGGCGAACTTCTGGCCGCTGGCGATCTTCTCCTTCGGCGAGTCGTGGCACAACCTGCACCACGCGGACCCGACCTCGGCCCGGCACGGCGTGAAGCGCGGCCAGATCGACATGTCGGCGCGGCTGATCTGGATGTTCGAGAAGTTCGGCTGGGTGCACGACGTCCGCTGGCCGACCCCGCAGCGGCTGGCCCGGATCGCGGCCGAGGCCAAGTAGGTTTCCCTTTGCCGGGCTGAGTTTCCCGGCGCGCGCTCGTGAATGAACCCCGTCACTCGGCGGGGTTTATTCCTGTTTAAGCCCGCGACGACGAGCGGCTCGCTGCAGCCCGCCTGGCCCAAGCCCGCTACCCTGCTGCGAATGGCGGGGAGACGACGGGCGAAGCGAGAAGTAGCGGTCACCGGCGCGCGGCCGGCCGCACCGGTCGCCCGGGTGCGCATGACGGGCAGCGAGCGCAGGCAGCAGCTGCTCAACGTGGCACGCGCTCTGTTCGCCGAAAAGGGTTTCGACGGCACGTCGGTCGAGGAGATCGCCGCGCGGGCGAACGTGTCCAAACCGGTCGTCTACGAGCACTTCGGTGGCAAGGAAGGCATTTACGCCGTCGTCGTCGACCGGGAGACGCAGCTGCTGCTCGACCGGATGATCTCGACGCTCCACGGCGGACATCCGCGGGTGATGCTGGAGCAGGCCGCCGTCGCGTTGCTGAGCTACGTCGAGGATTCCCACGACGGGTTCCGCATTCTCGTGCGCGATTCCCCGGTCGCCAGTTCCACCGGCACGTTTTCGACTGTCCTCAACGACATCGCCAGCCAGGTCGAGCACATCCTCGCGCAGCAGTTCGCCGCGCGAGGGTACGAGGAGAAGCTGTCCGCGCTTTACGCGCAGGCGCTCGTCGGCATGGTCGCGCTGACCGGGCAGTGGTGGCTGGACGCACGCAAACCGAAGCGCGACGAGGTCGCCGCGCATCTGGTGAATCTCGCCTGGAATGGCTTGTCGCACCTGGAAAACAAGCCCCGGCTGCTCGGCTGAGTCTCTATCCGCCGGACGGCGCGTTGCTCAGATCCACTACGCAGAACAGATTGCCGTCCGGGTCGGCGAGGACGACGAAGTCCGGCTCGGGCGGGTAATGGTCCCAGTCGACCCGTTGCGCGCCCAGTCCGATGAGTCGTTCCACTTCGGCGCGTTGCTCGTCCGCGGTGTCGGTGTAGAGGTCCAGGTGCAGCCGCGGCTTCGGTTCGGCGGGTGATTCGCTGCGCATCAGTCCCAGCGCGTGCGCGCCGCCGGGGTGGGCCAGGGTTCGCCACGACTCAGTCGCCCATTCCGGATCCTCGACGAGCCCGAGCGCCGCGGACCAGAACCGCATCGCGCGGTCGACGTCGGCGACTCCGAGCACTGTTGTCCCGAGTCGCAGCATTAGGCGAGTTTTCCTTGTGCGTGCAGGTCGTCGAGGATCAGCTGGACCGTCGCCGACACCCGGTCGCGGTCGGCGTGGGCGAGCCAGCCGAACGACTCGATCTCGCTGCTCGGCTTCAGTTCGCCGGCGTACTCCGCGGTGTAGCAAGTCATCCGCACCACGACGCCGTCCGCTTTGCCGTGCGCCTGCGCTTCCCAGGCTCCGGCCAGTTGCGCGGACGCCGGATCCAGCGTGACGCTCAGCTCCTCGGCGATCTCCCGGACCAGCGTTTCGACGTCCGACTCGCCCTCTTCGCGTTTCCCGCCGGGCAGGTACCAGGTGTCCTTGCCAGCGGAACGCGCGGCGAGCAGCTTGCCGTCGACCACGTGCAGCCAGGCGACTTTGTCGATGGTGGGCATGTCCGCCACCTTACCTTCGCGCCCGCCGGTCGAGGTCCGCGAGCAGGATGCGCAGGAGATCGGCCAGCTGATCGCGCTGCGCCGGGGACAGCGCGGACACCAGGGTTTCCTCGTGTTCCAGCAGATCTCCGACGGTTCGCTCGATCAGCTCGTGACCGGCCTCGGTCAGTTCGACGTACACCCCGCGACGGTCCGAAGTGGACTTCACCCGGCGGACATGGCCGTCGCGTTCGGCGCGGGCGGTCTGCTGGGAGATCGCGCCCGGGCTGACCCGGCAGTGTTTCGCGAGTTCGCCCGCGCTGAGCCGGTACGGCGGCCCGGCGCGGCGCAGCGTGCTGAGCAGGGTGCGGGTGGAGGCGTCCATCCCGAGCTCCAGCATCGTCGCGCGCCGGTCTTCCTCCAGCAGCTTCGCGATGTGCCAGATCCGCGTGATCACGCCGATGGACGACACCGGCGTGCCCGGCCGCTCTCGCAGCCACGCCCGCTGAATCTCGTCCACCTCGTCGCTTGACGGGTTTTCCCCGCCGCCGGTACCGTCGTCCACAAGAGGTACTTTAGCAATAAAGGACGTGGGGATGAATCGGGACGTAGTAGTGACCGGGGGCAGCACCGGAATCGGATACGCGACCGCCGCGGCGTTTGTCCGGGACGGCGACCGGGTCACGATCACCGGACGGCGCGAGGACGTGCTCACCGAGGCGGCGACGCTGCTCGGCGCGCGTGCGGTGAGCTTCGACGCGAGCGATCCCGAGGCGGTCGAGGCGGCGTGCGAGCAGTTGCCCGAACGGGTCGACGTACTGGTGAACAACGCTGGCGGCAACACGGATTTCCTGCGCTCCGACGGTCGGGGGCTAACGGCGCTCGACGCCGCCTGGACGGCCAACATCCGGGCGAATCTGTTCTCCGCCGCCTTCGTGACGTCGGCGCTGGGGGAGCGATTGGCCGACCACGGGCGCATCGTCACCATCGGCTCGATCGCCGGGCACACCGGTGCTGAGTCGTATGGCTGGGCGAAAGCCGCGGTGGAAGTGTGGAATACCGAAACCGCTCGCCAATTCGGTCAGCGGGGGATCACCGCGAATATTGTCGCGCCGGGGCTGATCGTGGACACGGAATTCTTCCGCGGCAAGCTCTCAGCCGAACGCCAGGAGCGGCTGGTCGAGAACACGATGACGAAACGCGCGGGCAAACCGGAGGATGTCGCCGAGGTGGTGCGTTTCCTTGCTTCCCCGGAGGCCGGACACGTCACCGGCCAGGTCGTGCACGTGAACGGCGGCGCGTACGTCGGCTGAGCTCAGCTTGGCGTCACGCGCAGCACTTTGTCGTTGCTGCCATTGGAAGTCGTCACGTACAGCGCGCCGTCCGGGCCGCTTCGGGCTGCTCGCAACCGGCCGAATTTGTCGTTGAATTCCGCGGGCAGCGTCACTCCGGTGACCTTCGCGGCCGCGTCCAGATGCAGCAGCAAAAGCTTCTGTCCCTTCAATGCCACCACGACCAGCGCGCCTTCGTTCGCGCCCCACTGCTTGCCGGTAAGGAACGCGTCGCCGCTGGTCGCTTCGGTGATCTGCCCACTGGTCCACAGTGGACGAACCGCGTCCGGGAACCGGGTGGTGTCGGTCATCGGCACGCTCTCGTCGTAGCTGGTATCGGTGCCGCCCTTCGACGGATCCCAGCCGTAATTCCCGCCTGGCCGCAGGAGATTCACCTCGTCGTCGAACGCCGGTCCGTGTTCGGAGGTGACCACCTGCCCGGTGCCCGGCCGGATCGCGACGCCTTGCACGTTCCGGTGGCCGTAGGTGTAGATCCGGCGTTCATTCGGGTCCGTGGACGACAGGAAGGGGTTGCCGGGCAACGGTTCCCCGGTCTTCGCGTCGATCCGCAGCACCTTGCCGCCAAGGCTGTGCCGGTCCTGCGCCACCGTGGACCGCGCGGTGTCGCCGGTGCCGACGAGCAGCGCGCCGTCGGGAGCGAGCGTCGGACGGCAGCCGGAATGCCGTCCGCTCGGGTTCACCGGCAGCCCGGTCAGCAGGTCGCGCACCTTGGCCGCGCTGGCGCCGTCGTCGGCGAGCCGCCAGGTGACGAGCCGGACGTCCACCGCGCGTCCGTTTTCCTGGTGGGTCTGGCAGGTGGTGAACTCGCGCGACGTCGCGAAATCCGCAGCCAGGACCAGGCCCATCAGACCGCCTTCGCCACGCACGAGGACGTCGGAGAAATCGGCGTGCACGTCGGTCTTCCGGCCGTCGCGGATCAGCGCGAGCTTGCCGGGGCGCTGCGGCACGAGCAGCGAACCGTCGGGAAGGAAGGCGACGTCCCAGCCGTGTTCGAGGCCGTCCGCGACCTCCTGGACGGCGAACTTCCCGGGCTCAGCCGGAGCCGGGACACTCGCTGGCGCGGGCGAGCAGGCGGCGAGCAGCAGAACGGAGGCGAGCAACGCGACGACACGCATGTGTCCAGCATGCCCCGATTCAGCCGCCTGGACGTACCAATCCGGATTCATACGCGAACACGACCGCGTGCACCCGATCCCGCAGCCCGAGCTTGTTCAGCAACCGCCCGACGTGCGTCTTCACCGTCGTCTCGCCGATGAACAGCGTCCCGGCGATCTCGGTGTTCGACAGTCCGCGGGCGATCAGGCCGAGCACGTCCTTCTCGCGTTCGGTCAGCGTCTCCAGTTTCTGCTCGTCGAGCGGCGTCCGGTGCGCGCTGAGATAGCGGTCTAGCAGGCGTTTCGTCACCGACGGCGACACCATCGCGTCGCCGCGCAGCACGCCCCGGATGGCCACCAGCATCTCGTCCGACGGCGCGTCCTTGACCAGGAATCCGCTGGCCCCGGCACGAAGCGCGGAGTAGGCGTACTCGTCGAGGTCGAAGGTCGTGATCACCAGCACCGAGGTGTCCGGCAGTTCGGCGCAGATCTGCGCGGTGGCCGCGACGCCGTCGAGCACCGGCATCCGGACGTCCATCAGCACGAGATCCGGCCGTCGCGCGCGGGCGAGTTCGACGGCTTCCGCACCGTCGCCCGCCTCGGCGACCACCTCCAGGTCGGGCTGGCTGTCGACGATCATCCGCAGCCCGACGCGCACCAGCTCCTGGTCGTCGCAGATCAGCACGGACGTCATGCGGCGTCCGTCCGCAGAGTCGCCGATACGCGGTAGCCGCCGTCCGGCAGCGCGCCGGTTTCGAGCTTGCCGTGGTACATCGCGACGCGCTGGGCCATGCCGGTGAGGCCGCGCCCGGACCCGGGCAGTCCCGCCGCGACTGGCTGGCGTCCGCCGGAGTTGGTGACTTCGACGTGGATTTCCGGACCGGCGAACGTGACCCGGACCCGGCCGGTCGCGTCGGGCGGCGCGTGTTTGAGCATGTTGGTCAAGGCCTCCTGGACGATGCGGTACGCCTGAAGCGCGACGCCGGCGGGCAGGTCGGCGATGTCGCCGTTGACTTCGAGGGTGACATCGCGGCCGGACTGCGCGACGAGCGTGCGCAACTGATCGAGCGTCGGCTGCGGAGCGCGCGCGGGTTCGCCGGCGTGCATCACTTCCAACAGCCGCCGAAGCTCGGCGAGCGCGGAACGGCCGGTTTTGCTGATGGTGTCGAGCGTACGGTCGACAGCGTCCGGGTCGTGATGGCGTGCGAGCTTCGCTCCTTCGGCGTTCAGGACGATCACGCTCATGCTGTGTGCGAGTACGTCGTGAAGCTCTCTCGCGATCCTTGTGCGCTCTTCGGCGACTGAAGCGCGACTGCGGGCCTGTTCCTCGGATACCGCCAGTTCCGTTCTCAGTCGTTCTTCTTCGGCGAGCTGTTCCTTCGTGCGGAAGAACGCGCCGAGCGCCCAAGCCGCCAGGTACAGCGGCAGTGTGCCGAAGATGGTGAGCGTCGGGTTCAGAGTGTTGGTGCCCCAGGTGAATCCCCAGAAGGTGTCCAGGCCGGCGACAGCTACCGCGAAGCCGATGAACCATCTGTCGCCGGCTTTGACGAGCGTGTACAGGACCACCGCCATTGCGAGGTCGCTACGGCCGCGGTCATACGCCCACACCTCGTTCGTATAGACGACAGCTACTCCGATGAGGATCAGGAGCGCGACTGTGCGCGGGTAGCGGCGACGGAGCAACAGAGGGAGCAGGAACAGCATCGAAACCATGCGCAGCAGCCAGGTTTGCTGATCCGCGATGTTCGGTCCGAAGGCGATGAAGACGGCGTACAGCGGCAAGTCCAGCAGCCAGCGCTGCTTGCGCCCCCACATGACCAGTCTCCGCACGAAACGAACGTAACGCGAGACCGTCGTCGCGCGCGTCGTTCCGGAGGATGGCCGGGGTCCTCCGAGCGAACGACTTTTCCCGCCGACCGAGCCGATCCGCGACGACCGAAGCGCCTCCTACCGTCGAAAACATGTCGATTACCAGGGAGTTCTTCCGGCACCCGATGCGAACCGGCGCGATTGCCGCCAGCTCGGCACGGCTGGCCGGAGTGATGACGGCAGGGCTGGGCATCGAGAGCGCGCACAGTGTCGTGGAGCTGGGGCCGGGGACGGGCGTGTTCACCGAAGTGCTGCTTCGCATGCTTCAGCGCGACGCGCACTTCACCGCGGTGGAAATCAACACGCACCTCGTACAGGAGCTACGCGAACGCTTCCCGTCGATACACATTGCGGAGGGCTCTGCGGAACACGTCGCGGCGTACGTGACGATGCCGGTCGACGTGGTCGTCTCCGGTCTGCCGTGGACAGCTATGCACGCCGCACCCCAGGCCGCGGTACTGAACTCCGTCTGCGAGGTGCTTTCCCCGCAAGGCCGCTTCACCACCTTCGCGTACGCGCACACCTCTTGGACACCGCCAGCGCGTCGATTCGCACGGTTGCTGCGAAGCCGCTTCGCGGTTGTCGAACGCACCAGCGTGGTTTGGCGGAACCTGCCGCCTGCGTACGTCTACCGCGCGGCCTTGCCGGTGCGGTCGGGACTGGACCGGTATGGACAGCCTGCTTCAGCCGCTTCTTGACGCTCCCGCGCCGCTCGTCTACCTGATCTGCGCGCTGGTGATCATGGCTGAGACCGCGCTGCTGCCTGGCATTGTGCTGCCGACGCTGTCCACCTTGCTGCTCATGGGTTTCCTGGTGCAGCGCGGGACTTTACAGCTGTGGCCAGCGCTCGCGGTCTGCGTCGCGTCGGCGCTTGCGGGGGACCAGCTCGCGTACTGGGAGGGACGACTGTGGGGCCCGAGGCTGCGTCGGTCTCGCGTAGGGCAGCGGATCGGCGAAGCGAAGTGGGACAAGGCCGAAGCGACCGTCGCGCGTTATGGCGTACCAGCCGTTGTCCTAGGGCGGTGCCTCGCTGGCGTACGCACTCTCGTGCCGCGCGTCGCGGGTTCTGCCGGACTGTCATACCGACGCTTCTTCATCGGAAGCTTGTGCGCGGCGGTGCTGTGGGCGGGTGTGGAGTTGACGATGGGTCAGGTCACCGGTTGGGTCGTGCCTTGAGCAGCTCCGCCGTCGAAGCGTCGGCGGGCAGGAACGTTTCAAGACTCAGCTCAGCGACCGTCACGTCGACCGCAGTAGCGAACTGCGTGATCGCGGTAAGCAGCCGAAGCTCGCCAGCCGAACTGGACAGCTGCAGCGGCACCGCGAACCCGAGGTGGTCACCGGTCGGTTCGCCAGGCGACGGCAGATAACCGGTGAGCTCATCCAACAATGCCTGATGCCGCGGATCAGGCCCGTGCGCCAGACCACGCCGAGGACGTTCAAGCACATGCTGCGCCCAATCCGCGAAGTTCTGGATCCGCGGAGCCATCCCACGCGGGTGCAAGGCCAGCCGCAGCACGTTGATCGGCGGCTCGAGCAGTTCCGCCGCGACGCCCTCGGTGAGCAGAGCGAAGCCGTCATTAGCCGCGACGAGATCGCCGTAGCGATTCACGACCAGCGCCGGGTACGGCTCGTGCCCGGCGAGCAGCGCGCGCAGCGACTCCAGTACCGGCGTCAGCGCGGGGTCGTCCAGCCGCGTTTCGGGGTAGACCGGCGCGTATCCGGCGGTCAGCAGCAGGGCGTTGCGCTCGCGCAGCGGCAGGCCGAGCGCCTCGGCGACGCGCACCACCATGCCGCGGCCGGGCAGCGAACGGCCGCGTTCCATGAAGCTGACGTGGCGTTGCGTCGTCCCGGCTTTCAGCGCGAGGTCGAGCTGGCTGAGCCTGCGGCGGGAACGGGCGTCGCGCAAGGCGTCGGCGAACGTGGTGGGCACCTGCGCGATTCTGGCTGAGGGTTCGGATGCTGGGCCATTCCCCGCAGGGAATTGCCGGGACGCCAGGCCGCGCTGGATCGTCGACGGCGTGGAATTCGGACTACTTCTTCCCGCCGGACAGGCACAGCTCGAAGCAGGCGGCACCCCGCGTGCCCTCGTCGCAGTGGCCCGCGAAGCCGAACGGCTCGGGTTCGCGTCGATCTGGGCCGGTGACTCGCTTTCCCGGCCGC
Encoded here:
- a CDS encoding acyl-CoA desaturase; the protein is MTATLDRSQSAGDPPKGPKPIIDGQRGIGVQLSVYFGVLLPIVALLVAVPFAWGWGLTWLDVALFVVFYGISGLGITVAYHRYFTHGSFKAKPWLRVVMAIAGSIALQGPVITWVADHRRHHAFSDRDGDPHSPWAYGTSPLAIAKGFWHAHMGWLFDRDQSNQARFAPDLVKDPAIRKVDDLFWLWSLVSLFGPALLGGLISWSLWGAVTAFFWAGLVRVCVLHHVTWSVNSICHMIGERPFAARDRSANFWPLAIFSFGESWHNLHHADPTSARHGVKRGQIDMSARLIWMFEKFGWVHDVRWPTPQRLARIAAEAK
- a CDS encoding TetR/AcrR family transcriptional regulator gives rise to the protein MTGSERRQQLLNVARALFAEKGFDGTSVEEIAARANVSKPVVYEHFGGKEGIYAVVVDRETQLLLDRMISTLHGGHPRVMLEQAAVALLSYVEDSHDGFRILVRDSPVASSTGTFSTVLNDIASQVEHILAQQFAARGYEEKLSALYAQALVGMVALTGQWWLDARKPKRDEVAAHLVNLAWNGLSHLENKPRLLG
- a CDS encoding VOC family protein codes for the protein MLRLGTTVLGVADVDRAMRFWSAALGLVEDPEWATESWRTLAHPGGAHALGLMRSESPAEPKPRLHLDLYTDTADEQRAEVERLIGLGAQRVDWDHYPPEPDFVVLADPDGNLFCVVDLSNAPSGG
- a CDS encoding NUDIX domain-containing protein, with product MPTIDKVAWLHVVDGKLLAARSAGKDTWYLPGGKREEGESDVETLVREIAEELSVTLDPASAQLAGAWEAQAHGKADGVVVRMTCYTAEYAGELKPSSEIESFGWLAHADRDRVSATVQLILDDLHAQGKLA
- a CDS encoding MarR family winged helix-turn-helix transcriptional regulator, with the translated sequence MDDGTGGGENPSSDEVDEIQRAWLRERPGTPVSSIGVITRIWHIAKLLEEDRRATMLELGMDASTRTLLSTLRRAGPPYRLSAGELAKHCRVSPGAISQQTARAERDGHVRRVKSTSDRRGVYVELTEAGHELIERTVGDLLEHEETLVSALSPAQRDQLADLLRILLADLDRRARR
- a CDS encoding SDR family NAD(P)-dependent oxidoreductase, encoding MNRDVVVTGGSTGIGYATAAAFVRDGDRVTITGRREDVLTEAATLLGARAVSFDASDPEAVEAACEQLPERVDVLVNNAGGNTDFLRSDGRGLTALDAAWTANIRANLFSAAFVTSALGERLADHGRIVTIGSIAGHTGAESYGWAKAAVEVWNTETARQFGQRGITANIVAPGLIVDTEFFRGKLSAERQERLVENTMTKRAGKPEDVAEVVRFLASPEAGHVTGQVVHVNGGAYVG
- a CDS encoding sorbosone dehydrogenase family protein, with protein sequence MRVVALLASVLLLAACSPAPASVPAPAEPGKFAVQEVADGLEHGWDVAFLPDGSLLVPQRPGKLALIRDGRKTDVHADFSDVLVRGEGGLMGLVLAADFATSREFTTCQTHQENGRAVDVRLVTWRLADDGASAAKVRDLLTGLPVNPSGRHSGCRPTLAPDGALLVGTGDTARSTVAQDRHSLGGKVLRIDAKTGEPLPGNPFLSSTDPNERRIYTYGHRNVQGVAIRPGTGQVVTSEHGPAFDDEVNLLRPGGNYGWDPSKGGTDTSYDESVPMTDTTRFPDAVRPLWTSGQITEATSGDAFLTGKQWGANEGALVVVALKGQKLLLLHLDAAAKVTGVTLPAEFNDKFGRLRAARSGPDGALYVTTSNGSNDKVLRVTPS
- a CDS encoding response regulator transcription factor, with amino-acid sequence MTSVLICDDQELVRVGLRMIVDSQPDLEVVAEAGDGAEAVELARARRPDLVLMDVRMPVLDGVAATAQICAELPDTSVLVITTFDLDEYAYSALRAGASGFLVKDAPSDEMLVAIRGVLRGDAMVSPSVTKRLLDRYLSAHRTPLDEQKLETLTEREKDVLGLIARGLSNTEIAGTLFIGETTVKTHVGRLLNKLGLRDRVHAVVFAYESGLVRPGG
- a CDS encoding sensor histidine kinase, with the translated sequence MWGRKQRWLLDLPLYAVFIAFGPNIADQQTWLLRMVSMLFLLPLLLRRRYPRTVALLILIGVAVVYTNEVWAYDRGRSDLAMAVVLYTLVKAGDRWFIGFAVAVAGLDTFWGFTWGTNTLNPTLTIFGTLPLYLAAWALGAFFRTKEQLAEEERLRTELAVSEEQARSRASVAEERTRIARELHDVLAHSMSVIVLNAEGAKLARHHDPDAVDRTLDTISKTGRSALAELRRLLEVMHAGEPARAPQPTLDQLRTLVAQSGRDVTLEVNGDIADLPAGVALQAYRIVQEALTNMLKHAPPDATGRVRVTFAGPEIHVEVTNSGGRQPVAAGLPGSGRGLTGMAQRVAMYHGKLETGALPDGGYRVSATLRTDAA
- a CDS encoding class I SAM-dependent methyltransferase encodes the protein MSITREFFRHPMRTGAIAASSARLAGVMTAGLGIESAHSVVELGPGTGVFTEVLLRMLQRDAHFTAVEINTHLVQELRERFPSIHIAEGSAEHVAAYVTMPVDVVVSGLPWTAMHAAPQAAVLNSVCEVLSPQGRFTTFAYAHTSWTPPARRFARLLRSRFAVVERTSVVWRNLPPAYVYRAALPVRSGLDRYGQPASAAS
- a CDS encoding DedA family protein; protein product: MDSLLQPLLDAPAPLVYLICALVIMAETALLPGIVLPTLSTLLLMGFLVQRGTLQLWPALAVCVASALAGDQLAYWEGRLWGPRLRRSRVGQRIGEAKWDKAEATVARYGVPAVVLGRCLAGVRTLVPRVAGSAGLSYRRFFIGSLCAAVLWAGVELTMGQVTGWVVP
- a CDS encoding helix-turn-helix domain-containing protein, with protein sequence MPTTFADALRDARSRRRLSQLDLALKAGTTQRHVSFMERGRSLPGRGMVVRVAEALGLPLRERNALLLTAGYAPVYPETRLDDPALTPVLESLRALLAGHEPYPALVVNRYGDLVAANDGFALLTEGVAAELLEPPINVLRLALHPRGMAPRIQNFADWAQHVLERPRRGLAHGPDPRHQALLDELTGYLPSPGEPTGDHLGFAVPLQLSSSAGELRLLTAITQFATAVDVTVAELSLETFLPADASTAELLKARPNR